The following coding sequences are from one Methanosarcina sp. WWM596 window:
- a CDS encoding pantoate kinase has product MYTYESEGADFLAKAYAPGHITGFFQIHEHNDPHRKGSTGCGIVLNGGVTTEVMVGKSVEKTEIFLNGKRVEGRTTRTVIDMLTDVPLRVKSWAEIPIGCGFGASGAGALGAAYALNRALSLNKTAKHLTEYAHVAEVVNCSGLGDIAAQSNGGVVIRLKPGGPEFGSIDRIPAPEARVFCIALGEISTDSVLTDEVAAGRINAAGKIAMSELLKKPTLENFMQQAKDFANNTGLMSSTAKDVIEVAHASGGMASQAMLGDTVFAIAPYTQEFQLYEALQEFGQVMEYGMSTCIPKLLYD; this is encoded by the coding sequence ATGTATACATACGAGAGTGAAGGGGCAGACTTTTTAGCAAAAGCATATGCTCCAGGGCATATAACAGGTTTTTTTCAGATTCATGAGCATAATGACCCTCACCGCAAGGGATCTACCGGCTGTGGAATTGTTCTGAATGGAGGAGTTACAACCGAGGTAATGGTTGGAAAATCCGTGGAAAAGACCGAGATCTTCCTCAATGGAAAGAGAGTTGAAGGCAGAACCACCCGTACAGTGATTGATATGTTAACCGATGTGCCTTTAAGAGTAAAGAGCTGGGCAGAAATTCCGATTGGGTGCGGGTTTGGAGCCTCGGGAGCAGGAGCACTCGGGGCAGCTTATGCTCTGAACAGGGCGCTTTCCTTAAATAAGACCGCAAAACACCTGACTGAATACGCTCATGTAGCTGAAGTCGTTAACTGCAGCGGACTTGGGGACATTGCTGCTCAGTCCAACGGTGGAGTGGTAATCAGGCTGAAGCCCGGAGGACCTGAATTCGGAAGCATAGACAGAATTCCAGCTCCTGAAGCAAGAGTGTTCTGCATTGCATTAGGGGAGATTTCTACAGACTCTGTCCTGACAGACGAGGTTGCAGCAGGAAGGATTAATGCTGCTGGAAAAATCGCAATGTCTGAACTGCTTAAAAAGCCAACTCTCGAAAACTTTATGCAGCAGGCAAAAGACTTTGCCAACAATACCGGCCTCATGAGCAGTACGGCAAAGGATGTAATTGAGGTTGCACATGCGAGCGGAGGAATGGCTTCCCAGGCAATGCTTGGAGATACGGTTTTTGCAATCGCCCCCTATACCCAGGAATTCCAGCTCTATGAAGCCCTCCAGGAATTCGGGCAGGTTATGGAATATGGCATGAGTACCTGTATACCGAAATTACTTTATGATTGA
- a CDS encoding adenosylhomocysteinase: MTEKELVESGNMKMEWARSHMPVIAIIREKFEEEKPLKGLKVGMALHVEAKTAVLVETLAAGGAQVAISGCNPLSTQDDVALALDTRKNISCFARYGCCTSEYYEAIDKVLDIEPDITIDDGADLIFKLHKERPGMLPKILGGCEETTTGVHRLHAMEKDGALKMPVIAVNDAMTKYLFDNRYGTGQSAWDGINRTTNLLVAGKNVVVAGYGWCGRGVSMRAAGLGANVIVTEIDPIRALEARMDGYRVMRMADAAKIGEIFVTTTGNCDILTADHFKVMQDGAILANSGHFNVEIDMEALTSLAKSVRTVRNNIKEYDLGNRRINVIAEGRLVNLAAGDGHPAEVMDMSFANQALCVRYIAENTLLNGVHGVPRELDTYVAKLKLESMGISTDELTSKQECYMNGWECGT, from the coding sequence ATGACCGAAAAAGAACTTGTAGAATCCGGAAACATGAAAATGGAATGGGCAAGAAGCCACATGCCTGTAATTGCAATCATCAGGGAGAAATTTGAGGAAGAAAAACCCCTGAAAGGGCTTAAAGTAGGAATGGCTCTTCACGTTGAAGCAAAAACCGCAGTCCTTGTAGAAACACTGGCTGCAGGTGGTGCACAGGTTGCAATTTCAGGTTGCAACCCCCTGAGCACACAGGACGATGTGGCACTAGCTCTCGATACCCGGAAAAATATAAGCTGTTTTGCAAGATACGGGTGCTGTACGAGCGAGTATTACGAAGCAATAGATAAAGTCCTTGACATTGAGCCCGACATCACAATCGATGACGGGGCAGACCTTATATTCAAACTCCACAAAGAAAGGCCAGGTATGCTCCCGAAGATTCTCGGAGGCTGCGAGGAAACCACTACAGGAGTCCACAGGCTTCATGCCATGGAAAAGGACGGAGCCCTTAAGATGCCGGTAATAGCGGTAAACGATGCAATGACCAAGTATCTCTTTGACAACCGCTACGGGACGGGCCAGTCAGCTTGGGACGGGATAAACCGGACCACAAACCTCCTTGTAGCAGGCAAAAACGTTGTTGTCGCAGGCTACGGCTGGTGTGGACGCGGGGTTTCAATGCGGGCTGCAGGACTGGGAGCGAATGTAATCGTCACTGAAATAGACCCCATCAGAGCCCTTGAAGCCAGAATGGACGGGTACAGGGTCATGAGAATGGCAGATGCTGCAAAAATAGGAGAGATCTTTGTAACGACCACAGGAAACTGTGATATCCTTACAGCTGACCACTTTAAGGTCATGCAGGACGGGGCAATCCTTGCAAACTCTGGACATTTCAATGTGGAAATCGATATGGAAGCTCTCACCTCCCTTGCAAAATCCGTCAGGACTGTCAGGAACAATATCAAAGAATATGATCTAGGGAACAGGCGCATTAATGTCATAGCCGAAGGCAGGCTTGTAAACCTCGCTGCCGGGGACGGGCACCCTGCTGAGGTCATGGATATGAGTTTTGCAAACCAGGCTCTCTGTGTACGTTACATTGCCGAAAATACTCTTTTGAACGGAGTCCACGGGGTCCCAAGGGAACTTGATACCTACGTGGCAAAACTGAAGCTTGAATCAATGGGCATAAGCACCGACGAACTTACTTCCAAGCAGGAATGCTACATGAACGGATGGGAGTGCGGGACATAA
- a CDS encoding amidohydrolase family protein produces MADIIIKNAYVLTMDPDVGDLKNGTVVIEDGKITEIGEKTKENADTVIDAKGSVVMPGLANTHTHAAMTLFRGYADDLQLAEWLEKHIWPAEAQLKAEDVYRGSLLACLEMIKSGTTAFADMYFYMDETAKAVEASGLRASLSHGLIELWNKEKGEADLKEGKRFVQAWQGAAGGRIKTMYGPHAPNTCSEEFLAKVKEEARRDGAGIHIHVLETEAELNAMKERYGKCSVHLLEDLGFFGPDVLAAHCVWLSDGDIEILRKRGVNVSHNPISNMKLASGIAPVYKMLEKGMNVTLGTDGCASNNNLDLFEEMKTAALLHKVSTGNPTALPARQVLEMATVNGAKALGTETGTLKVGKNADVIIVDMKKPHLTPCFDVPSHLVYSAKGSDVRTTIVDGKVLMDNYRVLVLDEEKVVEEARRAAEELVARTNA; encoded by the coding sequence ATGGCTGACATAATAATAAAAAATGCTTATGTTTTAACGATGGACCCTGATGTGGGGGACCTTAAAAACGGGACTGTTGTTATTGAAGACGGAAAGATCACTGAAATCGGGGAAAAAACCAAAGAAAATGCCGATACCGTGATCGATGCAAAGGGTTCGGTTGTAATGCCAGGGCTTGCAAACACGCACACCCATGCAGCAATGACCCTTTTCCGGGGTTATGCCGACGACCTCCAACTTGCGGAGTGGCTTGAGAAACACATCTGGCCTGCCGAAGCCCAGCTGAAGGCAGAAGATGTTTACAGGGGTAGTCTGCTTGCATGCCTGGAAATGATCAAATCCGGAACAACAGCCTTTGCAGACATGTATTTTTATATGGACGAAACTGCAAAGGCTGTTGAAGCATCGGGACTTCGAGCTTCACTTTCCCACGGCCTGATAGAGCTCTGGAACAAAGAAAAAGGAGAAGCTGACCTTAAGGAAGGAAAGCGCTTTGTCCAGGCCTGGCAGGGAGCGGCAGGCGGCAGGATAAAAACCATGTACGGACCCCATGCCCCGAATACATGCTCAGAAGAGTTTCTTGCAAAAGTTAAAGAAGAAGCCCGCAGGGATGGAGCAGGCATCCATATCCATGTCCTGGAAACCGAAGCTGAACTGAATGCAATGAAAGAAAGGTACGGAAAGTGCTCTGTGCACCTGCTCGAAGACCTGGGTTTCTTCGGCCCTGATGTACTTGCTGCCCATTGTGTCTGGCTTTCGGATGGGGATATAGAGATTTTAAGGAAAAGGGGAGTAAATGTATCCCACAACCCCATAAGTAATATGAAACTGGCATCCGGAATTGCTCCGGTATACAAGATGCTGGAAAAGGGAATGAATGTCACCCTTGGTACTGACGGCTGCGCCTCAAACAATAACCTTGACCTGTTTGAAGAAATGAAGACTGCTGCCCTTCTGCATAAAGTGAGCACAGGCAACCCGACTGCTCTTCCGGCTCGCCAGGTACTTGAGATGGCAACTGTTAACGGGGCAAAAGCCCTTGGCACGGAAACCGGAACGTTGAAGGTAGGAAAGAATGCGGATGTAATTATAGTGGATATGAAAAAGCCGCACCTCACCCCCTGCTTCGATGTCCCGTCCCATCTGGTATATTCTGCAAAAGGAAGCGATGTCAGGACAACAATCGTGGACGGAAAAGTCCTTATGGACAATTACAGGGTACTTGTACTGGACGAGGAGAAAGTGGTGGAAGAAGCCAGGAGAGCCGCAGAAGAGCTTGTAGCAAGGACAAACGCCTGA
- a CDS encoding DUF1670 domain-containing protein translates to MKGYTPTEIQRSTRHSLQSIECYIKDFSRVSILTQREESLDNIRLIIGISERLVKEYQELFIKYEVWLYR, encoded by the coding sequence TTGAAAGGATACACTCCCACTGAGATCCAGAGATCAACAAGGCATTCATTGCAAAGCATAGAGTGTTATATCAAAGATTTTTCCCGTGTCTCTATTCTTACTCAGAGAGAGGAATCACTGGACAATATCCGATTAATCATCGGCATTTCAGAACGTTTGGTAAAAGAGTACCAGGAACTTTTCATAAAATACGAGGTTTGGCTATATAGGTGA
- a CDS encoding type 1 glutamine amidotransferase, which produces MKIHCLQHLKNETLGNIGTWVSLKGHSLTKTLLYEKPVFPEPEEFDMLLIMGGTMSVYQEKEFPWLRLEKEFVKKVIDTGKPVLGSCFGAQMIAEVLGGKVARNRFKEIGWHRVKALAEENLNNGGGINSELPAGLFPEFTAFMWHGDTFEIPEGAVKLFESKACPNQGFIYRGNILGLQFHPEADRRWIRNLIEDSGHELVEGKFIQSEEELLGHKHLLEGSQNIAFSLMDWLEEKCEKLK; this is translated from the coding sequence ATGAAAATACATTGCCTCCAGCACCTGAAAAACGAGACCCTTGGAAACATAGGGACCTGGGTGTCCCTGAAAGGGCACAGCCTTACAAAAACTCTGCTTTATGAAAAACCTGTCTTTCCTGAGCCTGAAGAGTTCGATATGCTCCTGATAATGGGGGGCACGATGAGTGTTTATCAAGAGAAAGAGTTCCCATGGCTAAGATTAGAGAAAGAGTTTGTAAAAAAAGTGATAGATACAGGCAAACCTGTGCTTGGGAGCTGTTTTGGAGCACAGATGATTGCAGAGGTTCTGGGTGGAAAAGTTGCCAGAAACAGGTTCAAAGAAATAGGCTGGCACAGGGTAAAAGCTCTGGCAGAAGAAAACCTGAACAATGGAGGAGGAATAAACTCAGAGCTTCCTGCAGGCTTATTTCCCGAATTTACCGCATTCATGTGGCATGGGGACACTTTTGAAATCCCGGAAGGCGCAGTAAAACTTTTCGAAAGTAAAGCCTGCCCGAACCAGGGTTTTATTTACAGGGGAAACATCCTCGGACTACAGTTTCACCCTGAAGCTGACAGGCGGTGGATAAGAAATCTTATAGAAGATTCGGGGCACGAACTTGTTGAAGGAAAGTTCATCCAGTCCGAAGAGGAACTACTAGGACACAAACACCTTCTTGAAGGCTCTCAGAATATTGCTTTTTCTCTGATGGACTGGTTAGAGGAAAAATGTGAAAAATTGAAGTAA
- the cgi121 gene encoding KEOPS complex subunit Cgi121 encodes MEMQREIQVICGAVRIPDLPGFLKIINTIASENEVTVQGLNANLIAGERHLHFAVGKALRAVATGRNVAKDPGIEIMRYASGERQIERSFSIGLHEGENNAVFVLLGKMDNVLLVFSELRKLIEEKSCSELLAYSDSKREGIFSLFRITDAEIAASGEEHIPELVIERVALADFLK; translated from the coding sequence ATGGAAATGCAAAGGGAAATCCAGGTTATTTGTGGAGCGGTGAGAATTCCGGACCTTCCCGGGTTTCTAAAAATAATAAACACAATCGCTTCCGAAAACGAGGTAACCGTTCAGGGCCTGAATGCTAACCTGATAGCGGGCGAAAGGCATCTTCATTTTGCAGTGGGGAAAGCTCTCAGGGCTGTCGCGACAGGCAGGAATGTGGCAAAAGATCCGGGCATCGAGATCATGCGTTATGCATCTGGAGAGCGGCAGATTGAAAGGAGTTTTTCTATAGGGCTACATGAAGGAGAAAATAATGCGGTTTTCGTGCTGCTTGGAAAAATGGATAATGTGCTTCTTGTTTTCTCCGAACTTCGGAAGTTAATCGAAGAAAAATCCTGTTCTGAACTGCTGGCTTATTCCGATTCCAAAAGGGAAGGAATTTTTTCTCTCTTCAGAATTACAGATGCAGAAATAGCAGCTTCAGGAGAAGAACATATCCCTGAACTCGTAATCGAGAGAGTGGCGCTGGCAGATTTCTTAAAATGA
- a CDS encoding HD domain-containing protein translates to MDIIEKTREFAATFHEGEPSSHDMSHITRVEALCKEIQKEEGGDLVTLQLAALLHDVGVIKEHEEGGDHALYSAEIASEFLGRAGVEKKTVEAVTYCILTHRFSGGKIPETIEARILQDADRLDALGAIGIFRSILSMGALRMLKHLTGIDKGSSKKTVYVQDPVEGFNEYMHYKPFTIPGKLNTATAKRIAEERLKIMSLYLEALNLETGAGK, encoded by the coding sequence ATGGATATTATAGAAAAAACGAGGGAATTTGCGGCTACTTTTCATGAAGGGGAGCCCAGTTCCCATGATATGTCCCACATAACCCGTGTAGAAGCCCTCTGCAAGGAGATCCAGAAAGAAGAAGGAGGAGACCTTGTCACTCTTCAGCTCGCGGCTCTTCTGCATGACGTTGGGGTTATCAAAGAACATGAAGAGGGGGGAGACCATGCCCTCTACAGTGCGGAGATAGCTTCTGAATTCCTGGGAAGGGCAGGCGTCGAAAAAAAGACTGTTGAAGCTGTGACATATTGCATCCTGACTCACAGGTTTAGCGGGGGGAAAATCCCGGAAACAATAGAAGCCAGGATTCTTCAGGATGCCGATCGGCTTGATGCCCTGGGAGCAATTGGAATTTTCAGGTCTATCCTTTCAATGGGAGCTCTCCGGATGCTGAAGCACTTAACAGGAATAGATAAAGGAAGTTCAAAAAAGACTGTCTATGTGCAGGACCCGGTTGAAGGCTTTAACGAATACATGCACTACAAGCCTTTCACTATCCCCGGAAAGCTGAATACCGCTACAGCAAAGAGGATTGCAGAAGAAAGGCTGAAGATAATGAGCCTCTACCTTGAAGCCCTGAACCTGGAAACCGGAGCCGGCAAATAA
- a CDS encoding 4-phosphopantoate--beta-alanine ligase, producing MTDIPPDHPRYESLLAREKVAAGVKMGITSIQGLIAQGRGESFDYLIGERSTEAALYAERAAVAALLLAKNPVISVNGNVAALAPEKVVSLADITGAKIEVNLFHRTDTRVHLIIEHLKASGASEVLGKNPDASLELSHDRRLVDSKGIYIADVVLVPLEDGDRCEKLVKMGKTVITIDLNPLSRTSKTATISIVDNLTRALENMAKLSQEMKKERKEALVELITTYENKKTLSEAISEIQEHLKTLVAEIEY from the coding sequence ATGACCGATATACCCCCAGATCACCCAAGGTATGAATCCCTGCTCGCCCGTGAAAAGGTTGCAGCCGGGGTAAAGATGGGAATTACAAGTATTCAGGGGCTTATTGCCCAGGGAAGAGGCGAAAGCTTTGACTACCTTATAGGCGAGCGCAGTACGGAAGCTGCTCTGTATGCAGAAAGGGCGGCAGTTGCTGCACTGCTTCTGGCAAAAAACCCTGTTATTTCCGTAAATGGGAATGTTGCAGCTTTGGCTCCTGAAAAAGTCGTTTCCCTGGCAGACATTACCGGAGCTAAGATTGAAGTAAACCTTTTCCACAGGACCGATACCCGGGTACACCTCATAATAGAACATCTGAAGGCCAGTGGAGCTTCAGAGGTGCTTGGAAAAAATCCGGATGCAAGCCTTGAACTCTCCCACGACAGGAGGCTTGTTGACAGTAAGGGAATCTACATTGCAGATGTTGTGCTTGTTCCCCTGGAAGATGGAGACCGCTGTGAGAAACTTGTCAAAATGGGAAAAACTGTCATAACAATTGACCTGAACCCCCTTTCACGGACCTCCAAGACCGCCACAATATCAATTGTGGATAACCTTACAAGGGCTCTTGAAAATATGGCCAAGCTCTCACAGGAAATGAAAAAGGAGAGAAAAGAAGCACTTGTGGAGCTGATAACCACTTATGAAAACAAAAAAACCCTCTCCGAAGCGATTTCCGAAATTCAGGAACACCTCAAGACCCTGGTCGCAGAGATAGAATACTGA